Proteins co-encoded in one Candidatus Omnitrophota bacterium genomic window:
- a CDS encoding tetratricopeptide repeat protein — MTEKNPVILEITKHADALKSSVYEQRGFSPTVRRFSQAKVSFPQIHALCESIYKTLNHADKNGFLPAELFAQFKKDCQFLWDHLLSRNIKDALLKSSFRDLSVVLDEQLMFIPWELLYDGSNFLCLKFNLGRMIRTQKEELGQANYRGHSASLKMLVLANPTNDLKSAYHEGINIRNQFGNKNNEICVDFKSTHIDSLYVKKNMRDYDIVHFAGHCEYDQKDAKQSGWVLEDGRFTVRDITTLAESMPMPSLIFSNACYSSYNMACAFILSGVRHYIGTIRRMEDNYSFDFAREFYARLIDGYSVGEAIHRARTKIIHDKGILALSWASYILYGDNNFILFKKKPRHFSVKLKAKNIAQRLRQRNFLIELSLVLCLLFLGLSWFIFSPSQRLLFSKMQKLYEKGKNEEVVLLSQKILEAHPDFLQVYPILAQTYQRQGKRSKALQVYFDYILLSQKKDYKPGWISAYIEVGWIYQLLGYYEKAEGFYSKALALARENKDYLNEAVALRKLAVWNTEKGNYDLALELLLKSSEINRMHLSSASHRYNLACDYFDLGLVFANKNDSQAASDFYQKAKAILQGMNLKSQISDCYFNLGEIYLLEKQYSMALDYYKKGLEIDIAEGNLPSLSASYDMMGEFYLEIGDYKQAEASYLKAIEISSGIEAPLELAQSSYNLGNFYIREGRKNKAREYLRQAQEIYYRSDSAMYQKIKETLLNLSN; from the coding sequence TTTAAAAAGGATTGCCAGTTTTTATGGGATCATTTATTAAGCCGAAATATCAAGGACGCGCTTTTAAAATCTTCATTCAGGGATTTGTCTGTTGTTTTAGATGAACAGCTGATGTTTATCCCCTGGGAGCTTCTTTATGACGGAAGCAATTTTTTGTGCCTGAAATTTAATCTTGGGCGCATGATTAGGACCCAAAAAGAAGAACTGGGGCAGGCAAATTACCGCGGGCATAGCGCAAGCCTAAAAATGCTGGTTTTAGCTAATCCTACCAACGATTTGAAATCCGCGTATCACGAGGGTATTAATATCCGTAATCAATTCGGCAATAAAAATAATGAAATTTGCGTTGATTTTAAAAGCACGCACATTGATAGTTTGTATGTGAAGAAAAATATGCGCGACTATGATATTGTGCATTTTGCCGGGCATTGTGAATATGACCAGAAAGATGCCAAGCAAAGCGGATGGGTGCTTGAGGATGGCAGGTTTACGGTGCGCGATATTACTACTTTAGCAGAATCCATGCCTATGCCATCTTTGATATTTTCTAATGCCTGCTATTCCAGTTATAACATGGCATGCGCGTTTATCTTGTCAGGGGTCAGGCATTATATCGGCACCATCCGGCGCATGGAGGATAATTACAGTTTTGATTTCGCCCGTGAATTCTATGCCCGGCTTATTGATGGATACAGCGTCGGAGAAGCTATACACAGGGCGCGCACGAAAATCATTCACGATAAGGGAATTTTAGCTCTCTCCTGGGCAAGTTACATACTTTATGGTGATAATAACTTTATCCTTTTTAAGAAGAAGCCAAGGCATTTCTCGGTAAAACTTAAAGCAAAAAATATCGCGCAACGTTTAAGGCAAAGGAATTTCTTGATAGAGTTATCTTTGGTCTTATGCTTATTATTTTTGGGGCTTTCCTGGTTTATTTTCTCTCCCAGTCAACGGCTGTTGTTTTCTAAGATGCAAAAGCTGTATGAAAAAGGCAAAAACGAGGAAGTTGTTTTGCTGTCCCAGAAAATACTTGAAGCCCATCCAGATTTCTTACAGGTTTATCCGATTTTAGCCCAAACCTACCAGCGCCAAGGCAAAAGAAGCAAGGCACTGCAGGTTTATTTTGATTATATACTTTTAAGCCAGAAGAAAGATTATAAACCGGGCTGGATCTCCGCTTATATTGAAGTGGGGTGGATTTATCAGCTTCTTGGGTATTATGAAAAGGCGGAAGGTTTTTATTCCAAGGCTTTAGCTTTAGCACGAGAAAATAAGGATTATTTGAATGAAGCGGTGGCTTTAAGGAAGCTTGCGGTTTGGAACACCGAAAAAGGAAATTATGATCTGGCTTTAGAGTTATTGTTAAAAAGTTCTGAAATAAACCGTATGCATTTAAGCAGCGCCTCACATCGTTATAACTTAGCCTGTGATTATTTTGATTTGGGGCTTGTCTTTGCCAATAAAAATGATTCTCAAGCTGCTTCGGATTTTTACCAAAAGGCTAAGGCTATCTTGCAGGGGATGAATTTAAAAAGTCAGATCAGCGATTGTTATTTTAACTTAGGCGAGATATATCTTTTAGAAAAACAATATAGTATGGCTTTAGATTATTACAAGAAAGGCCTAGAGATAGATATTGCTGAAGGAAACCTCCCAAGCTTATCTGCAAGTTACGATATGATGGGTGAGTTTTATTTGGAAATTGGCGATTATAAGCAGGCAGAAGCATCATATTTGAAGGCAATTGAAATTTCTTCCGGGATAGAAGCCCCGCTTGAATTAGCCCAGAGTTCTTATAATCTTGGCAATTTCTATATAAGAGAAGGCAGGAAAAACAAGGCCAGAGAATATTTGCGTCAAGCACAGGAAATATATTATCGCTCTGACTCTGCGATGTATCAAAAGATAAAAGAAACCCTCCTTAATCTTAGCAACTAG
- a CDS encoding putative Ig domain-containing protein: MFKKILVLLALMFVLFMPKQAMAANVTIAAGNTSGNPGDAVIVPLAMSQLALADGAISFDGELLYDSGKFTYTGYDTSGAISGQANYMPIINGNTAGKIVIAIFNPYGISGSGTLISFKFTINAQAASGVSTLTLNKAVLSGGSNTVTKQNGSITVLGQANRAPVLDSIGNKQVAEGATLMFNISASDLDNDTLAYSATNLPTNASFNTSTKAFSFSPSYTQAGTYSNVHFEVSDGRGGADSEDIAITVTNTNRAPVLASIGAQSVNEGQTLSITLAASDADNDTLTYSASNLPQGATLSAATFSWTPSYSQAGSYQVTFGVSDGNGGSDSETVTLTVNNVARTFTLTTTANNGSISRNPNSSTYNEGQSVVLTAVANSGYTFSSWSGGLTGSVNPQTITMDNDKTVTANFSQNTYTLNITANNGTVAKSPDQATYTYGTEVTLTCTANAGYSFTNWTGDATGSTNPVKVTINGNKAVTANFSQNTYTLNITANNGTVAKSPDLAVYPYGTEVTLTATANTGYSFSNWTVD, translated from the coding sequence ATGTTTAAGAAAATCTTGGTTTTGTTAGCGTTAATGTTTGTTTTGTTTATGCCTAAGCAGGCGATGGCGGCTAACGTGACAATCGCTGCCGGAAATACTTCCGGTAACCCAGGTGATGCCGTGATTGTTCCTTTGGCCATGAGTCAGCTTGCGCTTGCCGACGGGGCTATCTCTTTTGATGGAGAGCTGCTTTATGATTCCGGTAAGTTTACTTATACTGGCTATGATACTTCAGGGGCAATTTCCGGGCAGGCTAATTATATGCCGATTATTAACGGGAATACCGCGGGGAAAATAGTGATTGCTATATTTAACCCCTATGGCATTTCCGGTTCAGGTACACTTATTAGTTTTAAGTTTACGATCAATGCGCAAGCTGCCTCTGGCGTCAGCACGCTTACCTTGAATAAGGCAGTATTAAGCGGCGGCAGCAATACTGTTACTAAGCAAAATGGCTCAATTACAGTATTGGGCCAAGCCAATAGAGCACCGGTGCTTGATTCTATTGGTAATAAACAAGTGGCAGAAGGCGCAACCTTAATGTTTAATATAAGTGCAAGCGATCTAGATAATGATACTCTTGCTTATAGCGCCACAAATCTTCCGACCAACGCTAGTTTTAATACAAGTACCAAGGCCTTCAGTTTCTCCCCTTCGTATACACAGGCCGGCACATATAGCAACGTGCATTTTGAGGTTAGTGACGGTAGGGGTGGCGCTGATAGTGAGGATATAGCTATAACTGTTACTAATACAAATCGCGCTCCAGTATTAGCTTCTATAGGAGCACAAAGCGTTAATGAGGGGCAGACTTTAAGTATAACTTTAGCAGCTTCAGATGCGGATAATGACACTTTAACTTATTCTGCGAGCAATTTGCCGCAAGGGGCGACTTTATCTGCTGCTACATTCTCTTGGACTCCTAGCTATAGCCAGGCGGGTTCCTATCAGGTTACTTTTGGTGTTTCCGATGGCAATGGCGGGTCAGATTCCGAAACAGTTACTTTGACGGTAAATAATGTGGCACGTACCTTTACCTTAACTACTACAGCTAATAATGGTTCAATAAGCCGCAATCCCAATAGTTCTACCTATAATGAAGGACAGAGCGTTGTCTTAACAGCAGTTGCTAATTCTGGTTATACTTTTTCATCCTGGAGCGGTGGTTTAACCGGTAGCGTAAATCCGCAGACCATTACCATGGATAACGATAAGACCGTTACCGCGAACTTTAGTCAAAATACCTATACCTTAAATATTACCGCTAATAACGGGACAGTAGCCAAGAGCCCGGATCAGGCGACATATACCTATGGCACAGAAGTTACTCTTACCTGCACAGCTAATGCCGGGTATAGCTTTACTAATTGGACAGGCGACGCAACTGGCAGCACTAATCCTGTAAAAGTTACTATTAACGGCAACAAAGCTGTTACCGCGAACTTTAGTCAAAATACCTATACCTTAAATATTACCGCTAATAACGGGACAGTAGCCAAGAGTCCGGATCTAGCAGTCTATCCTTATGGCACAGAAGTTACACTTACTGCTACAGCGAATACTGGGTATAGTTTCAGCAATTGGACAGTTGATG
- a CDS encoding response regulator has translation MDNLGRRILVVDDEPDVLTSLTHFLSDKGHCVSSACNAQEALGILEKEKEDVVLLDITMPGKSGAEVARFVKQRSPETKVIVVSGYPQEIDALSKEHVMDASFIKPVDIQKLYSKLMDSFNAKESPIYELDVQDEANARVLTVSAKLLFVEPSPEIYGFLNAYFHNLSSKGEEYTMDVVNSADTLMQKFEEFTPDIALVNAACLADYSKMMTLFAHNNFWPKAVVMYDIPSLDKINKIQLKKIIRTVQAACIKNGLIEIKWVQI, from the coding sequence ATGGACAACTTAGGAAGAAGGATCTTAGTAGTAGATGATGAACCGGATGTGTTAACAAGTTTAACTCATTTTCTTTCTGACAAGGGGCACTGTGTTTCCTCGGCTTGCAATGCCCAGGAAGCTTTAGGCATATTAGAAAAAGAGAAAGAAGATGTAGTTTTATTAGATATTACTATGCCCGGGAAAAGCGGGGCTGAAGTAGCGCGATTTGTTAAACAGAGATCTCCAGAGACTAAGGTTATAGTAGTAAGCGGCTATCCGCAGGAAATAGACGCCCTTTCAAAAGAGCATGTTATGGACGCTTCGTTTATAAAGCCGGTTGATATCCAAAAGCTATATAGCAAGCTTATGGATTCTTTTAACGCCAAAGAAAGCCCGATCTATGAATTAGATGTGCAGGATGAAGCTAACGCGCGCGTGTTGACAGTAAGCGCCAAACTTCTTTTTGTAGAACCGTCACCAGAGATCTATGGTTTCTTAAACGCTTATTTTCATAATCTTTCTTCTAAGGGTGAAGAATACACTATGGATGTGGTTAATTCTGCGGATACGCTTATGCAGAAATTTGAAGAATTTACTCCGGATATCGCCTTAGTAAATGCCGCGTGTCTGGCTGATTACTCAAAAATGATGACTTTGTTCGCCCATAATAATTTTTGGCCTAAGGCGGTTGTGATGTATGACATCCCCAGCCTCGATAAAATTAATAAAATCCAGCTTAAGAAAATCATAAGAACGGTTCAGGCCGCTTGTATTAAGAATGGCCTTATTGAGATTAAATGGGTGCAAATATAA